One genomic segment of Candidatus Berkiella aquae includes these proteins:
- a CDS encoding P-loop NTPase fold protein has product MHKKTFSNYDKLDRKKIADRLTKIIIPEIDLLSDSYVLSLNGNYGAGKTTFIEMWQNDIKDFHHTITINAWETDFAEDPLLPIIEALSKIVDDQTQSALYDAAFLATSIGSQFLQKTLNFDFDKAANDLQETKDKKSGKLIIENFTRKKRALANLKDSLDKFIAGSNKKLFVFIDELDRTRPDYAIRFLETIKHFFSIKGVIFVLAINKLQLFNSMRQMYGSDLDAPGYFKRFITNEVNIPVTEKNDIELFVSSLLSTLPEIKINASNHIPFISYIFHTFNLSLREIEYCLRGFQQITKGNRTEQGYLNLAIFLLCMSIKEPEFYNGLKTNSFETIGFIKELEGLFRKNKFDPLPKIISIVVLGSINKNNFHKLMSLFNDEGIRRRTERSSEKTFKDYTFEHIGNNLDAKIYGPSFPYAAPCPIIRIIEKIEYWKDISDE; this is encoded by the coding sequence ATGCATAAAAAGACCTTTTCAAATTATGATAAACTTGATAGAAAAAAAATTGCAGATCGCTTAACAAAAATCATTATCCCTGAAATAGATTTGCTGTCTGATTCGTACGTTTTAAGTCTAAATGGAAACTATGGAGCAGGTAAAACCACATTTATTGAGATGTGGCAAAATGATATAAAAGATTTTCACCACACAATAACAATTAATGCTTGGGAAACTGATTTTGCTGAAGACCCTTTATTACCAATAATTGAAGCTTTATCAAAAATCGTAGACGATCAAACTCAATCTGCATTATATGATGCAGCATTTTTGGCCACTAGTATTGGTTCTCAATTTCTTCAAAAAACTCTCAATTTTGATTTTGACAAAGCAGCAAATGACCTCCAAGAAACTAAAGATAAAAAATCAGGCAAATTAATTATTGAAAACTTCACAAGAAAAAAAAGAGCATTAGCTAATCTTAAAGATTCTCTTGATAAGTTTATTGCTGGTAGTAATAAAAAACTATTTGTTTTTATTGATGAGCTTGACAGAACCCGCCCAGATTATGCAATAAGATTTCTTGAGACAATCAAACATTTTTTTTCAATAAAAGGTGTAATATTTGTCCTAGCAATTAACAAACTTCAGCTCTTTAACTCTATGAGACAAATGTATGGCAGCGATCTTGATGCTCCCGGATATTTCAAGAGATTTATAACTAATGAAGTAAACATTCCAGTAACCGAGAAAAATGACATCGAATTATTTGTGAGTTCTTTACTTTCTACACTTCCTGAAATTAAAATTAACGCAAGCAATCATATTCCTTTTATAAGTTACATTTTTCACACATTTAATTTGTCATTAAGAGAAATAGAATATTGTTTAAGAGGGTTTCAACAAATTACCAAAGGTAACAGAACGGAACAAGGATATCTTAACCTTGCAATTTTCCTGCTTTGTATGTCAATTAAAGAACCAGAGTTTTATAATGGGTTAAAAACAAATTCGTTTGAAACTATAGGTTTTATAAAAGAACTAGAAGGTCTTTTTAGAAAAAATAAATTTGACCCATTACCTAAAATTATAAGCATTGTAGTACTTGGTAGCATTAATAAAAATAATTTTCATAAACTTATGTCGTTATTTAATGATGAAGGTATTAGAAGAAGAACTGAAAGAAGTTCAGAAAAAACCTTTAAGGATTACACTTTTGAACATATAGGAAATAACTTAGATGCAAAAATATATGGCCCTTCATTTCCTTATGCAGCTCCTTGTCCAATTATTAGAATTATAGAAAAAATTGAATATTGGAAAGATATTTCTGATGAATGA
- a CDS encoding cupin domain-containing protein: protein MKGFVADIERLTEENSDFRRVLYTGKHLQLVLMTIQPGEEIGDEVHEDHDQFFRIEKGEGEILIDGNRSKIKSDDAMIVPAGARHNLVNTGDKPLQLYTIYAPPEHRDETVHVTKAAASAEEEHFDGQTTE from the coding sequence ATGAAAGGCTTTGTAGCAGATATTGAGCGGTTGACTGAGGAAAATTCAGATTTTCGTCGTGTGCTTTATACTGGAAAACACCTCCAGCTTGTACTGATGACTATTCAACCTGGTGAAGAGATCGGTGATGAAGTGCACGAGGATCATGATCAGTTCTTTCGCATTGAAAAGGGTGAAGGCGAAATCTTGATCGATGGCAATCGTTCAAAGATTAAAAGCGATGATGCGATGATTGTACCCGCTGGGGCGCGGCATAATCTTGTGAATACAGGTGACAAACCTTTGCAGCTCTATACGATATACGCTCCGCCAGAGCATCGTGATGAGACAGTCCATGTCACAAAGGCTGCTGCTAGTGCCGAAGAAGAGCATTTCGATGGACAAACGACAGAATGA